In the Choloepus didactylus isolate mChoDid1 chromosome 5, mChoDid1.pri, whole genome shotgun sequence genome, one interval contains:
- the LOC119535325 gene encoding 60S ribosomal protein L21-like has translation FAKTTNTKGKKRGTCYMFSRTFRKHGVVPLATYTRIYKKGDIVDIKGMGTVQKRMPHKCYHCKTGRVYNVTQHTVGIVVNKQGKGKILAKRINVHIEHSKHSKSQDNFLKRVKENDQEKKEAKEKGTWVQLERQPAAPGEAHWVRTNGKEPELLEPIPYEFMA, from the coding sequence TTTGCCAAAACAACGAACacaaagggaaagaagagaggtACCTGCTATATGTTTTCTAGGACTTTTAGAAAACATGGAGTTGTTCCTTTAGCAACGTATACGCGAATCTACAAGAAAGGTGATATTGTAGACATCAAGGGGATGGGCACTGTTCAAAAACGAATGCCTCACAAATGTTACCATTGCAAAACCGGAAGAGTCTACAATGTTACCCAGCACACTGTTGGTATCGTTGTAAACAAACAAGGGAAGGGCAAGATTCTTGCCAAAAGAATTAATGTACATATTGAGCATAGTAAACACTCTAAGAGCCAAGATAACTTCTTGAAGCGTGTGAAGGAAAAtgatcaggaaaaaaaggaagccaaAGAGAAAGGTACTTGGGTTCAACTGGAACGCCAGCCTGCTGCACCCGGAGAAGCACACTGGGTGAGAACTAATGGAAAGGAGCCCGAGCTACTGGAGCCCATTCCCTATGAATTCATGgcataa